A section of the Zavarzinella sp. genome encodes:
- a CDS encoding DEAD/DEAH box helicase, which produces MNLILPLQQALASAGYVKPSPIQARLIPVALKGVDVVGQAQTGTGKTAAFLLPFMNQWRGGKLSMPQALVIAPTRELAKQVAEEAEKLSPSRFFKTVVVYGGANIRRQIQQIESGCTLLVGTPGRIIDLLQQRALSLDHLRYVVMDEADRMLDIGFRPQIERIMRKAPAERQTLLMSATWAPPIIKMTQKYMRDPVHINITPETMTVEKIDQKYITVDAGKKVDLLLWLIQKEMPKQSIIFVERKKTADVLFRKVQSSIPSSAAIHGDLDQRDREKIMARFREGSISMLIATDVMSRGIDVSGITHIINYDLPTDFDNYVHRIGRTGRMGADGIAISFVTPEQGSILTGIEQTINRLIPAFNVEGFVPFEKKEKVKEEAPPSQPVYGRSGRKYSNRL; this is translated from the coding sequence ATGAATCTGATCCTGCCTTTACAACAAGCACTTGCATCTGCGGGTTACGTGAAACCTTCCCCAATTCAGGCACGGTTGATTCCCGTTGCTCTGAAGGGCGTGGATGTGGTGGGTCAGGCACAAACCGGTACAGGCAAAACGGCAGCTTTTTTACTGCCATTTATGAACCAGTGGCGTGGTGGCAAACTTTCGATGCCACAGGCATTGGTTATCGCGCCCACACGCGAATTGGCCAAGCAGGTTGCTGAAGAAGCAGAAAAATTATCCCCAAGCCGGTTTTTCAAAACCGTTGTCGTTTACGGCGGGGCTAACATTCGCAGACAAATCCAACAAATCGAAAGTGGCTGCACGCTGCTCGTTGGTACCCCCGGTCGGATTATCGATCTCTTACAGCAGCGAGCATTATCCCTCGATCACCTGCGTTACGTGGTGATGGATGAAGCGGACAGGATGCTGGATATTGGATTCCGGCCCCAGATCGAGCGGATTATGCGAAAAGCGCCCGCTGAACGGCAGACGTTGTTGATGTCTGCAACCTGGGCGCCACCGATCATCAAGATGACGCAGAAATACATGCGTGATCCCGTTCACATCAACATCACACCGGAAACAATGACGGTTGAGAAAATCGACCAGAAGTACATCACCGTCGATGCGGGTAAAAAGGTTGACTTGCTGCTCTGGTTAATCCAGAAAGAAATGCCGAAACAGAGCATCATCTTTGTGGAACGGAAAAAAACTGCCGATGTGTTGTTCCGAAAAGTACAAAGTAGCATCCCTTCCAGTGCCGCGATCCATGGTGACCTGGACCAGCGAGATCGGGAAAAAATTATGGCACGGTTTCGTGAGGGCAGCATCAGCATGCTGATCGCCACCGATGTCATGTCGCGCGGGATCGATGTTTCGGGAATTACCCACATCATCAACTACGATCTTCCTACCGATTTCGATAATTATGTGCACCGGATTGGACGCACCGGGCGGATGGGTGCGGATGGTATTGCAATCTCATTCGTGACGCCAGAGCAGGGCAGTATTCTGACGGGCATCGAACAAACAATCAACCGCCTGATTCCTGCATTTAATGTGGAAGGGTTTGTGCCTTTTGAAAAGAAAGAGAAAGTAAAAGAAGAGGCACCTCCTTCGCAACCAGTTTACGGCAGATCCGGTCGTAAGTACTCAAATCGTCTGTAG